A region from the Catellatospora sp. TT07R-123 genome encodes:
- a CDS encoding molybdopterin oxidoreductase family protein has translation MTIPLDPSITPPGTSRFRDAGGVPADRWRAIRGEETLVATHCCFCGVQCGMYLRVHDGKVFGVEPRDHDINRMRLCPKGLNAYQQVNHPDRLTAPLLRRTRTDDLRPVSWEQALDHAAEQIQRIQAAYGRDAFGMLGGASLFTEKTYLVGKFARVALRTRHVDYNGRLCMVSAAGANKLSFGIDRAANPFADILLTDCLLIAGSNVGECFPVMTQYLWGARDRGAKLIVVDPRETSIARTADIHVALRPGTDAAFFNAVLHTVVQEGLADEAYVAAHTTGWEEVLAAAAEYPPSRAAEICGVPAEQVTAVARMFATAPKAMAWHARGIEHHTQGVENCLTVINLCTATGNLGRPGAGYGTITGQGNGQGGREHGQKSDMLPGGRSISDPVHRAQVARIWGIDEADLPQAGTSMMEMVHQMGRGEIRGLLGVCNNPFVSLPNYAVVKAGYDALDFHAQCDFFLSETAANAHLVLPVTTWAEDDGVMANAEARVIRHRKAQEPLPGVRTDTWVMCELARRLGVGDKFAFDSSERVFEELRIASRGTVNDYYGITYARLDETGGISWPCPSVDHPGTPRLFEDGRTWHADGKVHMQAVRWHPPADPYDDEYPMTLTTGRTVAHFLSGNQTRRLGGLVEQTPRPWVEVHPSHGYASGDPVTVVTRRGAATFPALVTDAIRPDTVFVPYHWPYPVAANELTIDALDPRSKIPEYKVCACRIQPAAHVTPVPAPPVPPGHESYAETQVSRGDQRPPTSSQGRGTSQP, from the coding sequence GTGACGATCCCGCTGGACCCGAGCATCACCCCGCCGGGCACGTCGCGCTTCCGCGACGCGGGCGGGGTGCCCGCCGACCGGTGGCGCGCGATCCGGGGCGAGGAGACGCTGGTCGCCACGCACTGCTGCTTCTGCGGCGTGCAGTGCGGCATGTACCTGCGCGTGCACGACGGCAAGGTGTTCGGGGTCGAACCCCGTGACCACGACATCAACCGGATGCGGCTGTGCCCGAAGGGGCTCAACGCATACCAGCAGGTCAACCACCCGGACCGGCTGACCGCGCCGCTGCTGCGGCGCACCCGCACCGACGACCTGCGGCCGGTGTCGTGGGAGCAGGCGCTGGACCACGCCGCCGAGCAGATCCAGCGCATCCAGGCCGCGTACGGTCGCGACGCGTTCGGGATGCTGGGCGGGGCGAGTCTGTTCACCGAGAAGACTTACCTGGTCGGCAAGTTCGCCCGGGTGGCGCTGCGGACCCGGCACGTGGACTACAACGGGCGGCTGTGCATGGTCAGCGCGGCCGGGGCCAACAAGCTGTCGTTCGGCATCGACCGGGCCGCCAACCCGTTCGCCGACATCCTGCTCACCGACTGCCTGCTCATCGCCGGGTCGAACGTGGGCGAGTGCTTCCCGGTGATGACGCAGTACCTGTGGGGTGCCCGGGACCGGGGCGCGAAGCTGATCGTGGTGGATCCGCGCGAGACCAGCATCGCCCGTACCGCCGACATCCATGTGGCGCTGCGGCCCGGCACCGACGCGGCGTTCTTCAACGCGGTGCTGCACACGGTGGTCCAGGAGGGCCTGGCCGACGAGGCGTACGTCGCGGCGCACACCACCGGCTGGGAAGAGGTCCTGGCCGCCGCGGCCGAGTACCCGCCCTCGCGCGCCGCCGAGATCTGCGGCGTCCCGGCCGAGCAGGTCACCGCCGTGGCCCGGATGTTCGCCACCGCGCCCAAGGCGATGGCCTGGCACGCGCGCGGCATCGAGCACCACACCCAGGGCGTGGAGAACTGCCTGACCGTGATCAACCTGTGCACGGCCACCGGCAACCTCGGCAGGCCCGGCGCCGGCTACGGCACCATCACCGGGCAGGGCAACGGGCAGGGCGGCCGCGAGCACGGCCAGAAGTCCGACATGCTGCCCGGCGGCCGGTCCATCAGCGACCCGGTGCACCGGGCGCAGGTGGCGCGGATCTGGGGCATCGACGAGGCGGACCTGCCGCAGGCGGGCACCTCGATGATGGAGATGGTGCACCAGATGGGCCGCGGCGAGATCCGCGGCCTGCTGGGCGTCTGCAACAACCCGTTCGTGTCGCTGCCGAATTACGCCGTGGTCAAGGCCGGGTACGACGCGCTGGACTTCCACGCCCAGTGCGACTTCTTCCTGTCCGAGACGGCCGCCAACGCGCACCTGGTGCTGCCGGTGACCACATGGGCCGAGGACGACGGCGTGATGGCCAACGCCGAGGCGCGCGTGATCCGCCACCGCAAGGCCCAGGAGCCCCTGCCGGGGGTACGCACGGACACGTGGGTGATGTGCGAGCTCGCCCGCCGCCTCGGCGTCGGCGACAAGTTCGCCTTCGACAGCTCCGAGCGGGTGTTCGAGGAGCTGCGGATCGCGTCGCGGGGCACGGTCAACGACTACTACGGCATCACCTACGCCCGGCTCGACGAGACCGGCGGGATCAGCTGGCCGTGTCCGTCGGTGGACCATCCGGGCACGCCCCGCCTGTTCGAGGACGGCAGGACCTGGCACGCCGACGGGAAGGTCCACATGCAGGCGGTGCGGTGGCACCCGCCGGCCGACCCGTACGACGACGAGTATCCGATGACGCTGACCACGGGGCGGACCGTGGCGCACTTCCTGTCGGGCAATCAGACCCGGCGGCTGGGCGGGCTGGTCGAGCAGACGCCGCGCCCGTGGGTCGAGGTGCACCCGTCGCACGGCTACGCCTCCGGCGACCCGGTCACCGTGGTCACGCGGCGGGGCGCGGCGACGTTCCCGGCGCTGGTCACCGACGCGATCCGGCCCGACACGGTGTTCGTGCCCTACCACTGGCCGTACCCGGTGGCCGCCAACGAGCTGACCATCGACGCGCTCGACCCGCGCTCGAAGATCCCCGAGTACAAGGTGTGCGCGTGCCGGATCCAGCCCGCCGCGCACGTCACACCGGTGCCCGCGCCGCCGGTGCCGCCGGGCCACGAGTCGTACGCCGAGACCCAGGTCTCGCGCGGCGACCAGCGGCCGCCCACGTCGTCACAGGGAAGGGGCACGTCGCAGCCATGA
- a CDS encoding 4Fe-4S dicluster domain-containing protein has translation MGRTIIIDPGRCIGCQACVSACRECDSHRGKSMIHLDYLDAGHSVASMPTVCMHCEDPVAPCAQVCPAEAILVTPDGVVHDADKSRCIGCGNCVNACPMGVPKIDLKAKLQYKCNLCYDRTSYGLAPMCATVCPTGSIFYGTVEELRAERPNVDVASTFDFGGTLLSTGVAVVVPLGRGGAPVPGGVGQAAEPTRGPQPFGSVPTSADNVLGDPL, from the coding sequence ATGGGACGCACCATCATCATCGACCCGGGCCGCTGCATCGGCTGCCAGGCGTGCGTGTCGGCGTGCCGGGAGTGCGACTCGCACCGGGGCAAGTCGATGATCCACCTGGACTACCTCGACGCCGGGCACAGCGTGGCGTCGATGCCGACGGTGTGCATGCACTGCGAGGACCCCGTCGCCCCGTGCGCGCAGGTGTGCCCGGCCGAGGCCATCCTGGTCACCCCGGACGGGGTCGTGCACGACGCGGACAAGAGCCGCTGCATCGGCTGCGGCAACTGCGTCAACGCCTGCCCGATGGGCGTGCCGAAGATCGACCTGAAGGCGAAGCTCCAGTACAAGTGCAACCTGTGCTACGACCGCACCTCGTACGGCCTGGCCCCGATGTGCGCCACCGTCTGCCCGACCGGGTCGATCTTCTACGGCACCGTCGAGGAGCTGCGGGCCGAGCGCCCGAACGTGGACGTGGCCAGCACCTTCGACTTCGGCGGCACCCTGCTGAGCACCGGCGTCGCCGTGGTGGTCCCGCTCGGCCGGGGCGGTGCGCCCGTCCCCGGCGGTGTCGGGCAGGCCGCCGAGCCGACGCGGGGCCCGCAGCCGTTCGGGTCCGTGCCCACCTCCGCCGACAACGTGCTGGGAGACCCCCTGTGA
- a CDS encoding ubiquinol-cytochrome c reductase iron-sulfur subunit, whose translation MSLDEQAPAETVAHLRERIAADSLTSRRDYLRLAVTVSGGLAAGNVAVAAGLFHRHGDGTAPAKLVAERLEPGQSVVFSYPGEEDRAVALRMADGTLAAYSSVCTHLACAVLWRADRGEQGELYCPCHEGVFDPRTGQVTAGPPPRPLPRVLLEERVDGIWAVGTLRSGQEPV comes from the coding sequence GTGAGCCTCGACGAGCAGGCACCGGCCGAGACCGTGGCGCACCTGCGCGAGCGCATCGCCGCCGACTCGCTGACCAGCCGCCGCGACTACCTGCGCCTGGCCGTGACGGTCTCCGGCGGCCTGGCGGCCGGCAACGTCGCGGTGGCGGCGGGGCTGTTCCACCGGCACGGCGACGGCACCGCCCCGGCGAAGCTGGTCGCCGAGCGGCTGGAACCGGGCCAGTCGGTGGTGTTCTCGTACCCGGGTGAGGAGGACCGGGCGGTGGCGCTGCGGATGGCCGACGGGACCCTGGCCGCGTACTCGTCGGTGTGCACGCACCTGGCCTGCGCGGTGCTGTGGCGGGCCGACCGGGGCGAGCAGGGCGAGCTGTACTGCCCGTGCCACGAGGGCGTGTTCGACCCACGGACCGGCCAGGTCACGGCCGGCCCGCCGCCGCGGCCGCTGCCGCGGGTGCTGCTGGAGGAGCGCGTCGACGGCATCTGGGCCGTCGGCACGCTGCGATCAGGACAGGAGCCGGTATGA
- a CDS encoding NarK/NasA family nitrate transporter, with product MSPRIRTDAPVQARQLVPHGAYLNLILAALGFLLTAWAWGLISPLSAHYKQALGLTSFQQSALVAVPVLVGSLGRIPVGALTDVLGARKVLPAIALLTILPVLALTVAGNSYPALLVTGFFLGLGGTPFAAAIPHGNGWFPPAKRGMALGVIGMGMGGTAIAALLTKPMLKIGPNAQFYLAAIVLAVYGVVAWLLLRDPPGRTVPAEPFSQRFTEASRQPLTWPLALLYAVTFGGYVSFAVYLVTYLQTAYGLEQGDASLKAAGFTLVAVVLRPPGGWLSDRIGPARVLAACLAVVVVMAAWQAFTPSLYPWATMALLIMAGALGAGAGAVFALVAKVVPGPKIGAVTGIVGAVGGLGGFVPPLVMGAVYGAMGQYGIGLLLLSLVALAALIYTWSIRDRR from the coding sequence GTGAGCCCCCGGATCAGGACCGATGCCCCGGTCCAGGCGCGGCAGCTCGTGCCGCACGGGGCGTATCTGAACCTGATCCTGGCGGCGCTGGGCTTCCTGCTCACCGCGTGGGCGTGGGGCCTGATCTCGCCGTTGTCGGCGCACTACAAGCAGGCCCTCGGGCTGACCTCGTTCCAGCAGTCCGCCCTGGTGGCGGTGCCGGTGCTGGTCGGGTCGCTCGGGCGCATCCCGGTGGGGGCGCTGACCGACGTGCTCGGGGCGCGCAAGGTGCTGCCCGCGATCGCCCTGCTCACCATCCTGCCGGTGCTGGCGCTCACGGTCGCCGGGAACTCGTACCCGGCGCTGCTGGTCACCGGGTTCTTCCTAGGTCTGGGCGGCACCCCGTTCGCGGCGGCGATCCCGCACGGCAACGGCTGGTTCCCGCCCGCCAAGCGGGGCATGGCGCTGGGTGTCATCGGCATGGGCATGGGCGGCACCGCGATCGCCGCGCTGCTGACCAAGCCGATGCTCAAGATCGGCCCCAACGCCCAGTTCTACCTGGCCGCGATCGTGCTCGCCGTCTACGGCGTGGTGGCCTGGCTGCTGCTGCGCGACCCGCCGGGGCGCACCGTGCCCGCCGAGCCGTTCTCGCAGCGGTTCACCGAGGCCTCCCGGCAGCCGCTGACCTGGCCGCTGGCCCTGCTGTACGCGGTCACCTTCGGCGGCTACGTCTCCTTCGCGGTGTACCTGGTCACCTACCTCCAGACGGCGTACGGCCTGGAGCAGGGCGACGCGTCGCTGAAGGCGGCCGGGTTCACCCTGGTCGCGGTGGTGCTGCGGCCGCCGGGCGGCTGGCTGTCCGACCGGATCGGACCGGCCCGGGTGCTGGCGGCGTGCCTGGCCGTGGTGGTGGTGATGGCGGCCTGGCAGGCGTTCACCCCGTCGCTGTACCCGTGGGCGACCATGGCCCTGCTGATCATGGCGGGTGCGCTGGGCGCCGGGGCGGGCGCGGTGTTCGCGCTGGTCGCGAAGGTGGTGCCGGGGCCGAAGATCGGTGCGGTCACCGGCATCGTCGGTGCCGTCGGCGGCCTGGGCGGCTTCGTTCCGCCCCTGGTCATGGGCGCGGTCTACGGGGCGATGGGCCAGTACGGCATCGGCCTGCTGCTGCTGTCGCTGGTGGCCCTGGCCGCGCTGATCTACACCTGGTCGATCCGCGACCGGCGCTGA
- a CDS encoding ABC transporter substrate-binding protein translates to MNTSTPFRPGRLAAALTLSIITALAAAACGAKEEPPATSTGVAADKATSLADFGGLDGLIAAAKKEGQLNVITLPPDWANYGEVIKTFSEKYGIKVNSDNPDGSSADEIAAIKTLKGQDRAPDVLDLGIAFAISGADEGLFAPYKVAAWDKIPAAQKDAQARWFNDYGGYVSIGCDAKRIAVCPQTFADLRKPEYKGKVALNGNPTKSGSAVAAVYAASLANGGSFDDIQPGIDFFAALHKSGNFIPVESTPATVEKGETPISLDWDYLNAGYAKEFSAKGVDWKVAIPTDGKYANFYSQAINIGAPHPAAARLWQEFLYSAEGHNLWLKGFARPVLLPAMITDGSAKADLVAALPKVDGEPTFPTPAQNTKAKETLVANWAKALAG, encoded by the coding sequence ATGAACACGTCCACACCCTTCCGCCCCGGCCGCCTGGCCGCCGCGCTGACCCTTTCGATCATCACCGCCCTGGCCGCCGCGGCCTGCGGCGCCAAGGAGGAGCCGCCCGCGACCTCGACCGGTGTCGCCGCCGACAAGGCGACGTCGCTGGCCGACTTCGGCGGCCTGGACGGCCTGATCGCCGCCGCCAAGAAGGAGGGCCAGCTCAACGTCATCACGCTGCCGCCGGACTGGGCCAACTACGGCGAGGTCATCAAGACGTTCAGCGAGAAGTACGGCATCAAGGTCAACAGCGACAACCCCGACGGCTCCAGCGCCGACGAGATCGCCGCGATCAAGACCCTCAAGGGCCAGGACCGCGCCCCGGACGTGCTGGACCTCGGCATCGCGTTCGCGATCAGCGGCGCCGACGAGGGCCTGTTCGCGCCGTACAAGGTGGCCGCGTGGGACAAGATCCCGGCCGCGCAGAAGGACGCCCAGGCCCGCTGGTTCAACGACTACGGCGGCTACGTCTCGATCGGCTGCGACGCCAAGCGCATCGCGGTGTGCCCGCAGACGTTCGCCGACCTGAGGAAGCCCGAGTACAAGGGCAAGGTCGCCCTCAACGGCAACCCGACCAAGTCCGGCTCCGCCGTCGCCGCCGTCTACGCCGCGTCGCTGGCCAACGGCGGCTCGTTCGACGACATCCAGCCCGGCATCGACTTCTTCGCCGCGCTGCACAAGTCGGGCAACTTCATCCCGGTCGAGTCCACCCCGGCCACGGTCGAGAAGGGCGAGACCCCGATCAGCCTGGACTGGGACTACCTCAACGCCGGCTACGCCAAGGAGTTCTCCGCCAAGGGCGTCGACTGGAAGGTCGCCATCCCCACCGACGGCAAGTACGCCAACTTCTACTCGCAGGCGATCAACATCGGTGCGCCGCACCCGGCCGCCGCGCGCCTGTGGCAGGAGTTCCTGTACAGCGCCGAGGGCCACAACCTGTGGCTGAAGGGTTTCGCCCGCCCGGTGCTGCTGCCCGCGATGATCACCGACGGCTCGGCCAAGGCCGACCTGGTCGCGGCGCTGCCCAAGGTGGACGGCGAGCCGACGTTCCCGACGCCGGCGCAGAACACCAAGGCCAAGGAGACCCTCGTCGCGAACTGGGCCAAGGCCCTGGCCGGCTGA
- a CDS encoding ABC transporter permease subunit encodes MPDTATIAPTSGPGAAPAASGRAPARTRRRNRPANLLATAPLLAFAAVFFGLPLLAVLVGAFTTTDRATGATAFTTGNLTRSVQGAYRDAMVSSIGLSLTTAAIGVVLGTLLAQAVVASRLPGLRNLVVTASGVLANFGGVPLAFAFIATLGISGVVTESLHLTGAGWNLYTPTGLGVVYLYFLIPLMVLVIAPALDGLRPQWREAAANCGATGAQYWRHVGLPVLWPSLLGGFVLLFGTAFAAYATAAAMVGSVLPLVTLQIADALSGNVLVGQEGVASALALDMIAVAVLVMAVYLPLQRRSARWLR; translated from the coding sequence ATGCCCGACACCGCCACGATCGCGCCGACGTCCGGACCGGGTGCCGCCCCAGCGGCATCCGGCCGGGCGCCGGCCCGTACCCGCCGCCGGAACCGCCCGGCGAACCTCCTGGCCACCGCACCGCTGCTGGCCTTCGCCGCGGTGTTCTTCGGCCTGCCGCTGCTCGCCGTCCTGGTCGGCGCGTTCACCACGACCGACCGGGCCACCGGCGCGACCGCGTTCACCACCGGCAACCTGACCCGGTCGGTGCAGGGCGCCTACCGCGACGCCATGGTCAGCAGCATCGGCCTGTCCCTGACCACCGCCGCGATCGGCGTCGTGCTCGGCACACTGCTGGCCCAGGCCGTGGTCGCCAGCCGCCTGCCGGGCCTGCGCAATCTCGTCGTCACCGCCTCCGGCGTGCTGGCCAACTTCGGCGGCGTGCCGCTGGCGTTCGCGTTCATCGCCACCCTGGGCATCTCCGGCGTGGTCACCGAGTCGCTGCACCTGACCGGCGCCGGGTGGAACCTCTACACCCCGACCGGGCTGGGCGTGGTCTACCTGTACTTCCTCATCCCGCTGATGGTGCTGGTCATCGCCCCGGCGCTGGACGGGCTGCGGCCCCAGTGGCGCGAGGCCGCCGCCAACTGCGGCGCCACCGGCGCGCAGTACTGGCGCCACGTCGGCCTGCCGGTGCTGTGGCCGTCGCTGCTGGGCGGGTTCGTGCTGCTGTTCGGCACCGCCTTCGCCGCGTACGCCACCGCCGCCGCCATGGTCGGCAGCGTCCTGCCGCTGGTCACGCTCCAGATCGCCGACGCCCTGTCCGGCAACGTCCTGGTCGGGCAGGAGGGCGTCGCCTCCGCCCTGGCCCTGGACATGATCGCCGTGGCGGTCCTGGTGATGGCGGTCTACCTGCCCCTGCAACGCCGGAGTGCCCGATGGCTGCGCTGA
- a CDS encoding ABC transporter permease yields the protein MAALTRRSRAWHGLVLGVAALYFVAPLVASFVFTVDIPGQGLTAQAYADVLTAPGFTDSLLLSTLLAAATIVLVLVLVLPAMVAVRLRPGPLAAVLEVLCTLPLVVPPIAFVAGISSILQFGPDRLSHTPLYQTFLAVQDERFPVALVLAYTILALPFVYRSLDSGLRAIDVATLTEAARNCGASSWQVLTRVLLPNLRSSLAGAAFLTLALVLGEYTIARILNFETFPAWIVKVSGAEARLSVAVSLLSLLITWLLLLVLSSAGTRPTTSED from the coding sequence ATGGCTGCGCTGACCCGCCGCTCCCGCGCCTGGCACGGCCTCGTGCTCGGCGTCGCCGCCCTGTACTTCGTCGCGCCGCTGGTCGCCTCGTTCGTGTTCACCGTCGACATCCCCGGCCAGGGCCTGACCGCCCAGGCGTACGCCGACGTGCTGACCGCGCCCGGGTTCACCGACAGCCTGCTGCTGTCCACGCTGCTGGCGGCCGCGACCATCGTGCTGGTGCTGGTGCTGGTGCTGCCCGCCATGGTCGCGGTGCGGCTGCGGCCCGGCCCGCTGGCCGCGGTGCTGGAGGTCCTCTGCACGCTGCCGCTGGTGGTGCCGCCGATCGCGTTCGTGGCCGGGATCAGCTCGATCCTTCAGTTCGGCCCCGACCGGCTGTCGCACACCCCGCTCTACCAGACGTTCCTGGCGGTGCAGGACGAGCGCTTCCCGGTCGCGCTGGTGCTGGCGTACACGATCCTCGCGCTGCCGTTCGTCTACCGGTCCCTGGACTCCGGCCTGCGCGCCATCGACGTGGCCACCCTGACCGAGGCCGCCCGCAACTGCGGCGCCTCGTCGTGGCAGGTCCTCACCCGGGTGCTGCTGCCGAACCTGCGCAGCTCGCTGGCGGGCGCCGCGTTCCTGACGCTGGCGCTGGTGCTGGGCGAGTACACCATCGCCCGCATCCTCAACTTCGAGACGTTCCCGGCGTGGATCGTCAAGGTCAGCGGTGCCGAGGCCCGGCTGTCGGTGGCGGTGTCGCTGCTCAGCCTCCTGATCACCTGGCTGCTCCTGCTCGTCCTGTCCAGCGCCGGCACCCGGCCCACCACCAGCGAGGACTGA
- a CDS encoding ABC transporter ATP-binding protein has protein sequence MSLSPTDPGARVEFRALRRSFGSTVALDGLDLTVEPGELMALLGPSGCGKTTALRMVAGFDHPDSGQVLVDGADIVAVPANRRDAGMVFQSYSLFPNLSARDNVAFGMRIRKVAARDRRARADELLALVGLPVQGDRFPHQLSGGQQQRVALARALALRPRVLLLDEPLSALDAQVRVALREEISRLQKELGITTVFVTHDQEEALSIADRVAVLRDGRLEQCAAPVDLYRSPATPFVAEFVGTMNRVPGRLSGDGHVDVAGQRLPVAGSAPAGPDVDVLIRPEDVRVAVGGQARVVTASFLGPTTRLFVRLPDGVGVKADLSTRDAAALGAGADVTVRLAEHAVMVVARS, from the coding sequence ATGTCACTGTCACCGACCGATCCCGGGGCCCGGGTGGAGTTCCGCGCCCTGCGCCGCAGCTTCGGCAGCACGGTGGCGCTCGACGGGCTCGACCTCACCGTCGAGCCGGGCGAGCTGATGGCGCTGCTGGGCCCGTCGGGCTGCGGCAAGACCACCGCGCTGCGGATGGTCGCCGGGTTCGACCATCCCGACTCCGGGCAGGTGCTCGTCGACGGCGCCGACATCGTCGCGGTGCCGGCCAACCGGCGCGACGCGGGCATGGTGTTCCAGTCGTACAGCCTGTTCCCGAACCTCAGCGCCCGCGACAACGTCGCCTTCGGCATGCGCATCCGCAAGGTCGCGGCCCGCGACCGCCGGGCCCGCGCCGACGAGCTGCTGGCACTGGTGGGGCTGCCGGTGCAGGGCGACCGGTTCCCGCACCAGCTGTCCGGCGGGCAGCAGCAGCGGGTGGCGCTGGCCCGCGCGCTGGCGCTGCGGCCGCGGGTGCTGCTGCTGGACGAGCCGCTGTCGGCGCTGGACGCCCAGGTCCGGGTGGCGCTGCGCGAGGAGATCTCGCGGTTGCAGAAGGAGCTGGGCATCACGACGGTGTTCGTCACCCACGACCAGGAGGAGGCGCTGTCCATCGCCGACCGGGTCGCGGTGCTGCGCGACGGCAGGCTGGAGCAGTGCGCCGCGCCCGTGGACCTCTACCGCAGCCCGGCCACGCCGTTCGTGGCCGAGTTCGTCGGCACGATGAACCGCGTGCCGGGGCGGCTGTCCGGTGACGGGCACGTCGACGTCGCGGGGCAGCGCCTGCCGGTCGCCGGGTCCGCCCCGGCGGGACCGGACGTCGACGTGCTGATCCGCCCGGAGGACGTGCGGGTGGCCGTCGGCGGCCAGGCGCGGGTGGTCACCGCGTCGTTCCTCGGCCCGACCACCCGGCTGTTCGTACGCCTGCCCGACGGGGTCGGCGTCAAGGCCGACCTGTCCACCCGCGACGCGGCCGCCCTGGGCGCGGGGGCGGACGTCACGGTGCGGCTGGCCGAGCACGCGGTGATGGTCGTCGCCCGCTCCTAG
- a CDS encoding class I SAM-dependent methyltransferase encodes MTSSDLWTEEDARRYDENSADMFSPAVLDPTVDFLARLAGPGPALEFAIGTGRVGIPLAARGVPVTGIELSQPMADELRRKASAADLPVVVGDMATTTVPGMPGRFSLVYLVFNSIGNLRTQDEQVECFRNAARHLAPGGRFVIELWVPGIRRFPPGQVAVPFDVTDRHVGFDTYDMVTQQGTSHHYRRYPDGSTSYGYSNFRYIWPAECDLMARLAGLALEQRVAGWDGAPFTSDSGSHVSVWRKPLDAAD; translated from the coding sequence ATGACCAGTAGCGATCTGTGGACCGAAGAAGACGCAAGGCGATACGACGAGAATTCGGCCGACATGTTCTCGCCCGCCGTGCTCGACCCCACCGTGGACTTCCTCGCCCGGCTCGCGGGTCCAGGTCCGGCGCTGGAGTTCGCGATCGGCACGGGCCGGGTGGGGATCCCGCTCGCGGCCCGGGGCGTCCCGGTCACCGGCATCGAGCTGTCGCAGCCGATGGCCGACGAACTGCGGCGCAAGGCCTCCGCGGCGGACCTGCCGGTCGTCGTCGGTGACATGGCCACGACCACCGTGCCTGGCATGCCTGGCCGGTTCTCCCTCGTGTACCTGGTCTTCAACAGCATCGGCAACCTGCGTACCCAGGACGAGCAGGTGGAGTGCTTCCGCAACGCCGCCAGGCACCTGGCACCCGGCGGCCGCTTCGTCATCGAACTGTGGGTGCCGGGCATCCGGCGGTTCCCACCGGGCCAGGTGGCCGTGCCCTTCGACGTGACCGACCGGCACGTCGGCTTCGACACCTACGACATGGTCACCCAGCAGGGGACCTCGCACCACTACCGGCGATACCCGGACGGGAGCACGAGCTACGGCTACAGCAACTTCCGCTACATCTGGCCTGCCGAGTGCGACCTCATGGCGCGGCTGGCCGGGCTGGCGCTGGAGCAGCGCGTGGCGGGCTGGGACGGGGCGCCGTTCACCTCCGACAGCGGCAGCCACGTCTCGGTCTGGCGCAAGCCGCTCGACGCCGCCGACTAG
- a CDS encoding MFS transporter: MIDTTRATYRDVLREPVFRTLFLTRTLGTAASSLRILALSVLVFDRTGSPILTALTFAIGFVPQVVGGTLLGAAADRIPPRPLIATGFLLDAAAAAALALLAATLPVGASLGLLAVAAVFAPVFNGASARLVAEALTGDAYVLGRSLSSVASGGAQLLGLAFGGAVVAAAGPRWALLTAAGTAVAAAVWVRLGLPALAARPTGRGSAVHQSWHTTWQLLRDRPVRRLLLVQWLPPAFIAGAEALIVPYAADRGHGTGLAGVILACAPVGMVAGNVVYGRLVAPAARERLVAPVVVGLGAPLALLAAPVPAYAAMAVMLLAGAAFCYSLGVQRPFLDALSPDVRGQAFALQFTGLMTMQGVGPLVLGALAEQVSVGAAMAVAGAGTAAVGLWWWAAPARGAAVLPARAVS; this comes from the coding sequence ATGATCGACACCACCAGGGCCACCTACCGCGACGTGCTGCGCGAACCGGTGTTCCGCACCCTGTTCCTCACCCGGACCCTGGGCACCGCCGCCAGCTCGCTGCGCATCCTGGCCCTGTCCGTGCTGGTCTTCGACCGCACCGGGTCGCCGATCCTCACCGCGCTCACCTTCGCCATCGGCTTCGTCCCGCAGGTCGTCGGCGGCACCCTGCTCGGCGCCGCCGCCGACCGGATCCCGCCCCGTCCGCTGATCGCCACCGGGTTCCTGCTCGACGCCGCAGCCGCCGCCGCGCTGGCTCTGCTGGCCGCGACGCTGCCCGTCGGTGCCAGCCTCGGCCTGCTCGCGGTCGCGGCGGTGTTCGCGCCGGTCTTCAACGGCGCCTCGGCCCGACTGGTCGCCGAGGCGCTGACCGGCGACGCGTACGTGCTGGGCCGCTCGCTGTCCAGCGTCGCCTCCGGCGGCGCGCAGCTGCTCGGGCTGGCCTTCGGCGGCGCCGTCGTCGCCGCGGCCGGACCCCGCTGGGCGCTGCTGACGGCGGCGGGCACCGCCGTCGCCGCCGCGGTCTGGGTGCGGCTGGGCCTGCCCGCGCTGGCCGCCCGGCCGACCGGACGCGGCTCGGCTGTGCACCAGAGCTGGCACACCACCTGGCAACTGCTGCGCGACCGGCCCGTGCGGCGGCTGCTGCTGGTGCAGTGGCTGCCTCCGGCGTTCATCGCCGGCGCCGAGGCGCTGATCGTGCCGTACGCCGCCGACCGCGGCCACGGCACCGGCCTGGCCGGAGTCATCCTGGCCTGCGCCCCCGTCGGCATGGTCGCGGGCAACGTCGTCTACGGCCGCCTGGTCGCCCCGGCCGCCCGCGAGCGGCTGGTCGCCCCGGTCGTCGTCGGGCTGGGCGCGCCGCTGGCGCTGCTGGCCGCACCGGTTCCGGCGTACGCGGCGATGGCCGTGATGCTGCTGGCCGGGGCGGCGTTCTGCTACTCCCTCGGCGTGCAGCGGCCGTTCCTGGACGCGCTGTCGCCCGACGTACGCGGCCAGGCCTTCGCCCTTCAGTTCACCGGGCTGATGACCATGCAGGGCGTCGGCCCGCTCGTGCTGGGCGCGCTCGCCGAGCAGGTCTCGGTCGGGGCGGCGATGGCGGTGGCCGGTGCCGGGACCGCCGCGGTCGGCCTGTGGTGGTGGGCCGCCCCGGCCCGGGGCGCGGCCGTGCTGCCCGCCCGGGCCGTCTCGTGA